Proteins co-encoded in one Gammaproteobacteria bacterium genomic window:
- a CDS encoding LutB/LldF family L-lactate oxidation iron-sulfur protein produces MQPETRSFKINARRALADGNLQRALARAKSGFIDKRHAAVSALPEFDRLRDQAKEIKDHTLAHLDFYLERFEAQVQANGGYVHWARTAKEACEAIIGICQRGGAKMVTKGKSMTAEEIGLNEALIKADIEPVETDLGEYVLQLANEPPSHIIAPAVHKTREQIAELFQAHHDQGGDIDKHCGVPELVAEARRVLRKKFLTADAGITGANFLIAETGSSVIVTNEGNGDLTCTLPRVHIVTAGIEKLVPTLEDTAVFLRVLGRSATGQEMTAYTTFTTGPRRTHDLDGPDEYHVVLIDNGRTEMLANEFREMLRCIRCGACLNHCPVYGTIGGHAYGWVYPGPMGAILTPALIGLEQSGDLPNACTLNGRCDAVCPVKIPLTRMLRSLRERQFTLSLTTRTTRYALSGWAFFAKRPRLYQMLARLAMFTLGKLGKRKGRFRRLPFAGSWTRSRDFPAPQGSTFQSLWHKAGK; encoded by the coding sequence ATGCAGCCAGAAACCCGATCATTCAAAATAAATGCGCGACGTGCCCTGGCTGATGGCAACCTGCAGCGCGCCCTCGCTCGCGCTAAAAGTGGCTTTATTGACAAGCGTCATGCTGCAGTTTCTGCATTACCGGAGTTCGACAGGCTCAGGGATCAAGCCAAGGAAATCAAAGATCATACGCTTGCTCATCTCGACTTTTATCTTGAGCGCTTTGAAGCTCAGGTTCAGGCGAATGGCGGTTACGTGCATTGGGCACGTACTGCCAAGGAGGCTTGTGAGGCGATCATAGGGATTTGCCAACGCGGGGGCGCGAAAATGGTCACCAAAGGGAAGTCCATGACGGCTGAGGAGATCGGGCTCAATGAAGCATTAATCAAAGCAGACATCGAGCCGGTAGAGACCGATCTCGGAGAGTATGTGCTGCAACTGGCGAATGAACCTCCCAGTCACATCATTGCTCCCGCCGTACATAAGACACGCGAGCAAATTGCCGAATTATTCCAGGCGCATCACGATCAAGGCGGCGATATAGACAAGCACTGTGGCGTTCCTGAGCTAGTTGCAGAAGCCCGTCGTGTGCTCAGGAAAAAATTTCTCACAGCCGATGCCGGCATCACGGGCGCCAACTTTCTCATTGCTGAAACGGGTTCTAGCGTCATCGTCACCAACGAGGGGAACGGTGATTTAACCTGTACGCTCCCTCGTGTTCACATTGTGACAGCCGGCATTGAAAAGCTTGTCCCGACCCTTGAAGACACTGCTGTTTTTCTACGTGTACTTGGCAGGAGTGCGACGGGTCAGGAAATGACTGCCTATACAACGTTCACTACGGGCCCAAGGCGGACGCACGATCTCGACGGCCCCGATGAATACCACGTCGTGCTGATCGACAACGGTCGTACCGAGATGTTGGCAAACGAATTTAGAGAGATGCTTCGATGTATACGCTGCGGTGCTTGTTTGAATCACTGTCCTGTGTACGGGACCATTGGTGGACACGCATACGGATGGGTGTACCCGGGACCAATGGGCGCCATACTGACACCCGCACTGATCGGCCTGGAACAATCCGGTGACCTGCCGAACGCATGCACATTGAATGGCCGTTGTGACGCCGTGTGTCCCGTCAAGATCCCGCTAACCCGTATGCTGCGATCACTGCGGGAGCGTCAGTTCACGCTCTCACTTACCACGAGAACAACCCGCTATGCGTTGTCCGGCTGGGCCTTTTTCGCCAAGAGACCTCGCCTCTACCAAATGCTGGCGCGTCTCGCAATGTTCACACTGGGCAAACTCGGGAAGCGTAAAGGTCGCTTTCGACGACTGCCATTCGCCGGATCCTGGACGCGGAGCCGCGACTTTCCGGCACCGCAGGGTTCAACTTTCCAAAGCCTCTGGCACAAGGCGGGCAAATGA
- a CDS encoding sulfurtransferase TusA family protein, protein MAEDRNTPEVHVDQILDVKGLDCPLPILRAKVVLLQIRPGEVLKILATDPHAVVDFRAFCAQTGHELIRITESDGVFEFMIRKAEDPV, encoded by the coding sequence TTGGCAGAAGATCGCAACACTCCAGAGGTGCATGTTGATCAAATTCTAGACGTGAAGGGGCTTGACTGTCCCCTCCCCATACTGCGCGCCAAGGTTGTGCTACTTCAGATCCGCCCGGGGGAAGTGCTGAAAATTCTAGCGACAGATCCGCATGCCGTTGTAGATTTCCGAGCCTTTTGTGCGCAGACCGGTCACGAGCTCATACGTATCACTGAATCAGACGGTGTGTTTGAATTTATGATCCGAAAAGCCGAGGACCCCGTTTAG
- a CDS encoding lytic transglycosylase F translates to MLGTNRSADHKRQAETAGFRSRFSSHTGRAVIGTALFLSTVLLPPVWGEEPASTPEAEFNEPWAGDFDGMAERHRIRAHVAFSKTFYFLDAGHQRGLTYELLKAFEKDINARLKKKTLRVELVVIPTPREQLIPGLIEGRGDIAASNLTITPERQTLVDFSDPFRTGVNEIVVTSPKGPALATIEDLAGKQIHVRKSSSYYQSLQELNERFKKAGKPEIDIVLADELLEDEDLLEMVNASLFPAIVIDSYKGEFWAQIFDNIKLHPEITVRTGGQIGWAFRKDSSKLQEVINAFVKKNKKGSLLGNMLFKRYLKNTKYVRNALANNEREKFNAMIALFQAYSEKYGFDWLIIGALAYQESGLDQSKRSHAGAIGVMQMLPSTAKDPNVNIPNIEELEPNIHAGVKYLHFLNDRYFQDESIDELDQWLFTFAAYNAGPAKVARLRKEAPKMRLDPNRWFRNVKIVAAKRI, encoded by the coding sequence ATGCTCGGAACGAATCGATCTGCTGATCACAAGCGTCAGGCTGAAACAGCAGGATTCAGAAGCCGGTTCTCGTCCCATACGGGCCGTGCAGTCATCGGGACGGCCCTCTTTCTCTCCACCGTGCTCTTGCCACCGGTCTGGGGCGAAGAACCTGCATCGACACCGGAGGCGGAGTTTAACGAGCCATGGGCGGGGGATTTCGACGGCATGGCAGAGCGGCACCGCATCCGCGCCCACGTCGCCTTCAGCAAGACCTTCTATTTCTTGGACGCCGGCCACCAACGCGGCCTCACTTACGAGCTCCTCAAGGCGTTCGAGAAAGACATCAACGCCAGGCTGAAGAAGAAGACCCTACGGGTGGAGCTCGTGGTCATCCCGACCCCCCGCGAGCAGTTGATACCGGGGCTTATTGAAGGCCGCGGGGATATCGCCGCCAGCAATCTCACGATCACACCAGAGCGTCAGACGCTGGTGGATTTCTCCGATCCGTTCCGGACCGGGGTGAACGAGATCGTCGTCACCAGTCCGAAGGGCCCCGCACTCGCCACCATTGAGGATCTCGCCGGCAAGCAGATCCACGTGCGGAAATCGAGCAGCTACTACCAGAGCCTGCAGGAGCTGAACGAGAGGTTCAAGAAAGCGGGCAAACCGGAAATCGATATTGTGCTCGCTGATGAGCTTCTTGAGGATGAAGATCTGCTGGAAATGGTCAACGCCAGCCTCTTTCCCGCGATCGTGATCGACAGTTACAAGGGGGAGTTCTGGGCGCAGATTTTTGACAACATCAAACTCCACCCAGAGATTACGGTACGGACCGGAGGCCAGATTGGGTGGGCGTTCCGCAAGGATAGCTCGAAACTTCAGGAAGTGATCAACGCGTTCGTGAAGAAAAATAAAAAGGGTAGCCTGCTCGGCAACATGCTTTTCAAGCGTTATCTTAAGAACACCAAGTACGTTAGAAACGCCCTGGCAAATAACGAGCGCGAAAAATTCAACGCGATGATCGCGTTGTTCCAAGCGTACTCCGAAAAGTACGGATTCGACTGGTTAATCATTGGGGCGCTAGCGTATCAGGAATCGGGTCTCGACCAAAGCAAGCGCAGCCATGCTGGTGCCATTGGCGTCATGCAGATGCTGCCGTCGACGGCAAAAGATCCCAACGTCAATATTCCCAACATTGAAGAGTTGGAGCCCAACATTCATGCAGGGGTCAAGTACTTGCACTTTTTAAATGATCGGTACTTCCAGGATGAATCGATAGATGAGCTGGATCAATGGCTCTTTACCTTCGCAGCGT
- a CDS encoding amino acid permease, protein MISVISSLAVTNGALIQIIMCSRVCHGLSRQGWLPEVLGRIHTVTRTPLIATAPISAAILIMALWLPIETLAKATSFLILVVFALINLALWRIKQREPPPVGVFLVSSWAPIAGFAAPVLFVLYQFVTELR, encoded by the coding sequence TTGATCAGCGTTATCAGTTCGTTAGCAGTTACCAATGGCGCCCTGATCCAAATCATCATGTGTTCACGCGTGTGTCATGGGCTTAGCCGCCAAGGTTGGCTGCCCGAGGTCCTTGGCCGGATACATACCGTTACGCGTACCCCTCTGATTGCGACCGCACCGATTTCAGCTGCAATCTTGATTATGGCACTTTGGCTGCCGATTGAGACCCTCGCCAAGGCGACAAGTTTCTTGATCTTGGTTGTCTTTGCGCTAATCAACTTAGCGCTGTGGCGGATCAAGCAGCGCGAGCCACCTCCGGTTGGAGTATTTCTAGTTTCATCATGGGCACCAATAGCTGGTTTTGCCGCCCCGGTTCTTTTTGTGTTGTACCAATTTGTGACTGAGTTACGATGA
- a CDS encoding amino acid permease, with product MFVGAFLAFYAFIGFEDMVNVAAEVRDPVRNMPRAILLVLGVSTILYFAVGFACVLVVPPGELARSDAPLALVYQRNGR from the coding sequence ATATTCGTAGGCGCCTTTCTCGCTTTTTACGCGTTTATCGGGTTCGAAGACATGGTCAATGTAGCCGCAGAGGTCCGCGATCCCGTTCGCAATATGCCACGCGCCATCTTACTGGTATTGGGTGTGTCAACTATCTTGTATTTCGCTGTAGGCTTTGCGTGTGTGCTCGTCGTGCCCCCGGGCGAACTCGCGCGCTCCGATGCCCCTCTCGCCTTGGTTTACCAGCGCAACGGGCGGTGA
- a CDS encoding lactate utilization protein, protein MTNPREALFSRIRNALQRGELSMTEKEALDERMRRPAIHSQPKWESPNLDRFVDRLVAAEATVASIDRVHTLPETIAQYMQRHKLPSELIMADDAELRQLSWKGITTYCGLNDGRHPVSLTPAYCGIAETGTLVLLSSASSPTTLNFLSDHHIVLLPKQHIVRYIEDVWKRLRNEPQALPRTVNFITGPSRTADIEQTIQLGAHGPRYLHVILLNDGI, encoded by the coding sequence ATGACTAACCCACGTGAGGCGCTTTTCAGCCGGATTCGCAACGCCCTGCAGCGCGGAGAGCTATCTATGACTGAAAAGGAAGCGCTCGATGAGCGCATGCGAAGGCCAGCGATACACAGTCAGCCCAAGTGGGAATCGCCCAACTTGGACAGATTCGTCGATCGCCTAGTCGCTGCTGAAGCGACCGTGGCATCAATAGACCGGGTACATACGCTGCCAGAAACGATCGCTCAGTATATGCAGCGGCATAAACTTCCGTCCGAGCTTATCATGGCGGATGATGCCGAGTTAAGACAATTATCCTGGAAAGGCATCACAACTTATTGCGGACTAAACGACGGCCGACACCCTGTCAGCTTGACACCAGCCTATTGCGGAATTGCAGAAACCGGCACTTTAGTTCTTCTCTCCTCGGCAAGCTCCCCTACGACGCTCAACTTTCTGTCTGATCACCACATTGTTCTATTACCCAAGCAACACATAGTCAGATACATTGAAGATGTTTGGAAAAGATTACGAAACGAACCGCAGGCGCTCCCGCGTACAGTCAATTTCATCACAGGGCCATCGCGTACAGCAGACATTGAGCAAACGATACAACTGGGTGCCCACGGGCCAAGATATCTTCACGTTATCCTACTAAACGACGGGATATAA
- a CDS encoding cyclophilin-like fold protein — protein MQRIKLKLGSVELEVELFDTPTAKAMYNQAPFRSLARTWGEEVYFSAPLEVSKEPDARDVVEPGEIAYWVEGQCIAIGYGRTPISQGDEIRLAAKTNIWAKALGDVKQLKTIKEGDPIQVEKV, from the coding sequence ATGCAGCGCATCAAACTCAAGCTCGGTTCGGTGGAATTGGAGGTTGAACTCTTCGATACACCCACTGCGAAGGCCATGTACAATCAAGCACCCTTCCGCAGCTTAGCCCGGACGTGGGGCGAGGAGGTTTACTTTTCAGCACCGCTGGAGGTATCAAAAGAACCCGATGCAAGGGATGTGGTGGAACCGGGCGAGATTGCTTACTGGGTAGAAGGCCAATGTATCGCCATCGGTTATGGGAGAACCCCCATATCCCAAGGTGACGAAATTCGACTTGCTGCAAAAACAAACATCTGGGCCAAGGCGCTGGGCGATGTCAAACAGTTAAAGACCATTAAAGAGGGTGATCCGATCCAAGTCGAAAAAGTGTAA
- a CDS encoding (Fe-S)-binding protein: protein MVKRVKRPRIGLFVTCLVDLFRPTVGFASVKLLEEANCIVEVPKFQTCCGQPAYNSGDSATCKAIAQKVIDAFLQYDYLVAPSGSCIGMIKVHYPYLFRDDPEWYARASQLSEKSFEILSFLHDVLKFQPTNAHYDGVATYHDSCAGLRELCIKKQPRKLLAGVRGLFLREVREPDVCCGFGGTFCVKYPDISERIVTDKVKDIQATGADTLLSGDMGCLLNIAGRLSRLNVPIRCFHTVEMLAGMTDENAISESR from the coding sequence ATGGTTAAAAGAGTGAAACGCCCACGCATCGGATTATTTGTCACTTGTTTAGTCGACCTGTTTCGCCCGACCGTTGGCTTCGCCTCAGTCAAATTACTCGAAGAAGCAAACTGCATAGTTGAAGTTCCCAAGTTCCAAACGTGTTGCGGTCAACCCGCATACAACAGTGGTGACAGTGCGACCTGCAAAGCTATCGCCCAAAAGGTTATCGATGCATTTCTGCAATATGACTATCTCGTTGCCCCTTCCGGCTCCTGTATCGGAATGATAAAGGTCCATTATCCGTATCTATTTAGAGACGACCCCGAATGGTACGCCAGAGCGAGCCAGCTTTCTGAAAAAAGCTTTGAGATTCTGAGCTTTCTCCATGATGTGCTGAAGTTTCAGCCCACAAACGCGCATTATGACGGTGTCGCTACTTACCACGATAGCTGCGCTGGACTGCGTGAGCTATGCATAAAAAAACAGCCAAGAAAGCTACTTGCAGGAGTTCGAGGGCTCTTCCTTCGTGAAGTGCGAGAGCCTGATGTCTGCTGCGGATTTGGCGGGACATTCTGCGTCAAGTATCCCGACATATCTGAACGCATAGTCACTGATAAAGTGAAAGACATCCAGGCAACCGGTGCGGATACCCTGTTATCGGGTGATATGGGCTGCCTCCTTAATATTGCCGGGCGCTTAAGCCGACTCAATGTGCCCATTCGATGTTTTCACACGGTCGAGATGCTCGCTGGCATGACCGATGAAAACGCCATAAGTGAAAGTCGGTAA